One Erythrobacter aureus DNA segment encodes these proteins:
- a CDS encoding type II toxin-antitoxin system RelE/ParE family toxin, with the protein MKPIRFRREAEHDLREIIAYFDGVAPEALVRIADDIWRALELIRQFPAIGVRIEGRSFRRVVSRRYKFKIAYLNERDCVTVLGIFRHQDRES; encoded by the coding sequence GTGAAACCGATCCGCTTCCGCCGCGAGGCGGAGCACGACCTACGTGAGATAATCGCCTATTTCGATGGCGTCGCGCCGGAGGCACTTGTGCGCATAGCCGACGACATATGGCGAGCGCTGGAACTGATTCGTCAGTTTCCGGCGATCGGTGTGCGGATCGAAGGCCGCAGCTTCCGGCGAGTGGTTTCGCGGCGTTACAAGTTTAAGATCGCTTATCTTAACGAGCGCGATTGTGTGACGGTGCTGGGCATATTCCGACATCAGGATCGTGAAAGCTGA
- a CDS encoding SAM-dependent methyltransferase: protein MWLLDTFLKSAIKRGHLIVTNHDGTTLQYGAPENGVQPLRIRLTHRKAANHIARYPQVGAGEAFMWGWLEVEEPHDIRDLVLFVTRNAKREAGASLKPKGPLRKAAQKLLAKADSVNLRGKARKNAEHTYNLTRELYERFLDEDRQYTMAYYREDPETTSLEKAQLDKKAHLAAKMYIKPGQRLLDIGCGWGGFALYLARHYDVEVMGVALAPDQIAFCKERAEEAGLADRVTFELMDYRDVQGAFDRISSVGLLEHVGTPHYPQFYEHTNRLLKADGVMISHCCGRAGPPGFTDKWTRKYIFPGGYIPALSELVTQSEKHGWQVMDVEAMRFHYSHTLEEWYKRTVLHRREITELYDERFYRMWLFYLAGAEQSFRHGDMVNWQIQYVKDRAAIPMTREYIEAESARLRAADEGKVPRWHLDPALREAAE from the coding sequence ATGTGGCTGCTCGACACATTCCTGAAATCCGCGATCAAGCGCGGGCATTTGATTGTTACGAACCATGACGGGACGACCCTTCAATACGGTGCGCCGGAAAATGGCGTGCAACCCCTGCGTATCCGCCTGACGCATCGCAAGGCCGCCAACCATATCGCACGCTATCCGCAGGTCGGCGCGGGCGAGGCCTTCATGTGGGGCTGGCTCGAAGTGGAGGAACCGCACGATATCCGCGACCTCGTCCTGTTCGTGACCAGGAACGCCAAGCGCGAAGCGGGCGCATCGCTCAAGCCCAAAGGCCCCTTGCGCAAGGCGGCACAAAAACTGCTCGCCAAGGCCGACAGCGTGAATTTGCGCGGCAAGGCCCGAAAGAACGCCGAGCACACCTACAACCTCACCCGCGAGCTGTATGAGCGTTTCCTCGACGAGGACCGCCAATACACCATGGCCTATTACCGCGAGGACCCGGAGACGACCTCGCTCGAGAAAGCGCAGCTCGACAAGAAGGCGCATCTCGCCGCCAAGATGTACATAAAGCCGGGCCAGCGCCTGCTGGATATCGGCTGCGGCTGGGGCGGCTTCGCGCTCTATCTCGCGCGCCATTACGATGTCGAGGTCATGGGCGTTGCGCTCGCGCCCGACCAGATCGCGTTCTGCAAGGAACGCGCCGAGGAAGCGGGCCTCGCCGACCGCGTGACGTTCGAGCTGATGGACTATCGCGATGTGCAGGGAGCCTTCGACCGGATCAGCTCGGTCGGCCTGCTCGAACATGTCGGCACGCCGCATTACCCGCAGTTCTACGAGCACACCAACCGCCTGCTGAAGGCCGACGGCGTGATGATCAGCCATTGCTGCGGGCGCGCAGGCCCTCCCGGCTTCACCGACAAATGGACGCGCAAATACATCTTCCCCGGCGGCTATATCCCCGCCCTGTCCGAGCTCGTCACGCAGAGCGAGAAGCACGGCTGGCAGGTGATGGACGTGGAGGCAATGCGCTTCCATTACAGCCACACGCTGGAGGAATGGTACAAGCGCACAGTGCTGCACCGGCGCGAGATCACCGAGCTTTACGACGAGCGTTTCTATCGCATGTGGCTGTTCTATCTTGCGGGAGCCGAACAGAGCTTCCGCCACGGCGATATGGTCAATTGGCAGATCCAGTATGTGAAGGACCGCGCCGCCATCCCGATGACGCGCGAATATATCGAGGCCGAAAGCGCCCGGCTGCGCGCGGCGGATGAGGGCAAGGTGCCGCGCTGGCACCTCGACCCGGCCCTGCGCGAGGCGGCGGAGTAG
- a CDS encoding glycine zipper 2TM domain-containing protein has product MKKLTVALAAGALAFTGIGMAAPAAADPPAWAPAHGKRAKDRAIYDSRGYYIEPRRISRADRMWRGGDGRYYCKRDNGTTGLVIGAGVGALAGHELAGRGDKTLGAILGGAVGAIVGREIDRGSLKCR; this is encoded by the coding sequence ATGAAAAAACTCACTGTCGCATTGGCTGCAGGGGCGCTCGCCTTCACCGGCATCGGCATGGCCGCACCGGCCGCTGCGGACCCGCCTGCCTGGGCGCCCGCACATGGCAAACGCGCCAAGGACCGGGCTATCTACGACAGCCGCGGCTACTACATCGAACCGCGCCGTATCAGTCGTGCCGACCGCATGTGGCGCGGCGGCGACGGGCGCTATTATTGCAAGCGCGACAATGGCACGACCGGTCTCGTCATCGGCGCGGGCGTCGGCGCGCTGGCGGGCCATGAACTGGCCGGGCGCGGCGACAAGACGCTTGGCGCAATCCTCGGCGGTGCCGTCGGGGCCATCGTCGGACGCGAGATCGATCGCGGCAGCCTGAAGTGCCGCTAA
- a CDS encoding class I SAM-dependent DNA methyltransferase yields the protein MTDEATLAWYEREAPRYTASGTQGQSRHLDGFLDRLAPGAHILELGCGGGRDAAYIRDRGFSIDATDGTAAMVRKAKERHDIAARQMRFDELNAVSEYDAVWAHASLLHLPRAALPPVLSAIHRALRPGGLHFANYKLSDHAHPDEGRDLLGRWTNLPSPEWLKEVYREAGFTPLASERYPGKGRDGTQRDWFALTLRKEDR from the coding sequence ATGACCGACGAGGCGACCCTCGCCTGGTACGAGCGCGAGGCGCCCCGTTACACGGCGAGCGGCACCCAGGGGCAGAGCCGCCATCTCGATGGGTTTCTCGACCGCCTGGCGCCAGGCGCTCACATCCTCGAACTGGGCTGCGGCGGCGGGCGCGATGCCGCGTATATCCGTGATCGCGGGTTCTCCATCGATGCGACCGACGGGACTGCCGCCATGGTCAGGAAAGCGAAGGAACGCCACGATATCGCGGCGCGCCAGATGCGCTTCGACGAACTCAACGCGGTGTCCGAATACGACGCCGTCTGGGCTCATGCGAGCCTGCTCCACCTGCCGCGCGCTGCATTACCGCCGGTTCTTTCAGCGATCCATCGTGCGCTGCGGCCAGGCGGTCTTCACTTCGCCAATTACAAGCTGTCCGACCATGCCCATCCCGACGAAGGCCGCGACCTGCTGGGGCGCTGGACCAATCTCCCCTCTCCCGAATGGCTGAAAGAAGTCTACCGCGAGGCGGGCTTCACGCCCCTGGCCAGCGAGCGCTATCCCGGCAAAGGCCGCGACGGAACGCAGCGGGACTGGTTCGCGCTCACCCTGCGCAAGGAGGATCGATGA
- a CDS encoding helix-turn-helix domain-containing protein: MSKQPPRIPPAQPPLAAPRVDPAPGDPPDNLAAGLSLPVLAAAQAALPAVQRKRTATGKRGPRWTRARQVDFLVALAETHSVAEAARRVGMSRQSAYRLRQRLREQPFGRAWDAAYASARHSLYRAALERAIEGVEVPHFAGGELVGTSRKFDERLTLALLAMPTPAPAELPAVYPGSAYPSTDFRGLLERVETGPDHFEADESEHHLLRLEAEEDARWAADDAEDKDKDESGDWEY; this comes from the coding sequence ATGAGCAAGCAGCCGCCCCGTATTCCGCCCGCACAGCCACCTCTTGCCGCGCCGCGTGTCGATCCCGCGCCCGGCGATCCGCCCGATAATCTCGCCGCCGGGTTGTCCTTGCCCGTGCTGGCTGCGGCGCAGGCGGCCTTGCCTGCGGTCCAGCGCAAGCGCACCGCCACGGGCAAACGCGGGCCGCGCTGGACCAGGGCGCGGCAGGTCGATTTCCTTGTCGCGCTGGCGGAAACCCATTCGGTGGCCGAGGCGGCGCGGCGGGTGGGGATGAGCCGTCAGTCGGCCTATCGCCTGCGCCAGCGCCTGCGCGAACAGCCCTTCGGCAGGGCCTGGGATGCGGCTTATGCCAGCGCGCGCCACAGCCTTTACCGTGCAGCGCTGGAACGCGCGATCGAAGGCGTGGAGGTGCCGCATTTCGCCGGGGGCGAGCTGGTCGGCACCTCGCGCAAGTTCGACGAGCGCCTCACGCTCGCGCTGCTGGCCATGCCGACGCCTGCCCCCGCGGAGCTGCCTGCGGTCTATCCGGGCAGCGCCTATCCTTCGACCGACTTTCGCGGTTTGCTGGAACGTGTCGAGACCGGACCCGACCATTTCGAGGCCGATGAAAGCGAGCATCACCTGCTCCGGCTGGAAGCGGAGGAGGACGCCCGCTGGGCTGCGGACGACGCGGAGGACAAGGACAAGGATGAAAGCGGCGACTGGGAATATTGA
- a CDS encoding MOSC domain-containing protein, translated as MTAEVLAICVGLPKPFNGAELSAIDKQPVDGIAHIRSFGIEGDMVADTKHHGGPDMAVHHYPRDHYAGWSDWLGGHDLLSRPAAFGENIHAEGLTEETVRIGDRFHLGSALLEVSQPRQPCWKIDHRFGQKGMVARIVKQHNCGWYYRVIEEGDAKAGDRLEQIETGHEDWTVGRLFAKLFDPAQKATREELEQITTLERLCLPWRDRARQKLDR; from the coding sequence ATGACTGCCGAAGTGCTCGCCATCTGTGTCGGCCTGCCCAAGCCTTTCAACGGCGCCGAACTGAGCGCCATCGACAAGCAGCCAGTCGACGGGATCGCCCATATTCGCTCTTTCGGGATTGAGGGCGACATGGTCGCCGATACCAAACACCATGGCGGGCCGGACATGGCCGTGCATCACTATCCGCGCGATCATTACGCGGGATGGAGCGATTGGCTCGGCGGCCATGATCTGCTTTCCCGCCCAGCCGCTTTCGGAGAGAATATCCATGCCGAGGGGCTGACCGAAGAGACAGTGCGGATCGGCGACCGCTTCCACCTTGGCAGCGCCCTGCTCGAAGTCAGCCAGCCACGCCAGCCCTGCTGGAAGATCGACCATCGATTCGGCCAAAAGGGAATGGTCGCGCGGATCGTCAAGCAGCACAATTGCGGGTGGTACTACCGCGTCATCGAGGAGGGCGACGCCAAGGCTGGTGACAGGCTGGAGCAGATCGAAACGGGCCACGAGGATTGGACCGTGGGGCGCCTGTTCGCGAAGCTCTTCGATCCGGCGCAAAAGGCCACGCGCGAAGAACTCGAACAGATCACGACACTCGAAAGACTTTGCCTGCCATGGCGTGATCGCGCCCGACAAAAGCTCGATCGTTAG
- a CDS encoding septal ring lytic transglycosylase RlpA family protein — translation MANRAFRSMLFLAALALPATAAQPEETIQMAIPQADFDASFASFEALPPAPEPAGHVVDLGAIEVPIELPPAASSIGSGVASYYGKRFHGRRTANGERFDMHAMTAAHRTLPFGTLVAVTNPRNGKTVTVRINDRGPFAHGRLIDLSRVAATELGLIRRGHGTVELAVLDR, via the coding sequence ATGGCCAATCGCGCGTTTCGCAGCATGCTTTTCCTCGCCGCCCTGGCCTTGCCGGCAACGGCCGCCCAGCCAGAGGAAACCATCCAGATGGCAATTCCCCAAGCCGATTTCGACGCGAGTTTCGCGAGTTTCGAGGCCTTGCCTCCCGCTCCCGAACCCGCAGGCCATGTCGTGGATCTTGGCGCGATCGAGGTGCCGATCGAACTGCCGCCCGCAGCAAGCTCAATTGGCAGCGGAGTGGCCTCCTATTACGGCAAGCGCTTTCATGGCCGCCGAACCGCCAATGGCGAACGCTTCGACATGCATGCGATGACTGCGGCCCACCGCACCCTGCCCTTCGGCACATTGGTGGCGGTGACCAATCCGCGCAATGGCAAGACAGTCACGGTCCGAATCAACGATCGCGGCCCCTTCGCGCACGGTCGCTTGATCGATCTCAGCCGCGTTGCCGCGACCGAACTCGGCCTGATCCGGCGCGGGCACGGGACGGTCGAACTCGCCGTCCTCGACCGTTAG
- the rlmN gene encoding 23S rRNA (adenine(2503)-C(2))-methyltransferase RlmN, protein MADTTLMSIPGQVDPVPVARDITPREDGRVDLIGLPKDRIRELFAEAGLDTKQAKLRAKQVFHWLYHRGVTDFAAMTDIAKTMRPWLAKRFYIGRPDIVEAQHSTDGTRKWLLRTSDGHEFEMVFIPDADRGTLCVSSQVGCTLNCRFCHTGTMRLVRNLTPGEIVGQVLLARDALGEWPKGKMDFADEESETEYRADGRLLTNIVMMGMGEPLYNFDNVRDALKLVMDGEGLALSKRRITLSTSGVVPMMDKCGKEIGVNLAVSLHAVTKDVRDEIVPLNKKYGIEELLQACSDYHGASNARRITFEYVMLKDKNDSDEDAHELVRLIKQYKLPAKVNLIPFNPWPGAPYECSTPERVKRFSSIVFEHGISAPVRTPRGRDIDAACGQLKTAAEKKSRAQRDREAAEATEAAAS, encoded by the coding sequence ATGGCCGATACGACACTCATGAGCATCCCCGGGCAGGTGGACCCGGTTCCCGTCGCGCGTGACATCACGCCGCGCGAAGATGGCCGCGTGGACCTGATCGGCCTGCCGAAAGACCGCATTCGCGAATTGTTCGCCGAAGCGGGACTGGACACAAAGCAGGCCAAGCTGCGCGCCAAGCAGGTCTTCCACTGGCTCTATCATCGCGGCGTCACCGATTTCGCGGCGATGACCGATATCGCCAAGACCATGCGCCCCTGGCTCGCCAAGCGGTTCTACATCGGGCGGCCCGATATCGTCGAAGCCCAGCATTCGACCGATGGCACGCGCAAATGGTTGCTGCGCACCTCGGACGGGCACGAGTTCGAAATGGTCTTCATCCCCGATGCGGATCGCGGCACGCTGTGCGTGTCGAGCCAGGTCGGCTGCACTCTCAATTGCCGTTTCTGCCACACCGGCACCATGCGCCTCGTGCGCAACCTCACCCCGGGCGAAATCGTCGGCCAGGTCCTGCTCGCGCGCGATGCGCTGGGCGAATGGCCGAAGGGCAAGATGGATTTCGCCGACGAAGAGAGCGAAACCGAATACCGCGCCGATGGCCGCCTGCTGACCAACATCGTGATGATGGGCATGGGCGAACCGCTCTATAATTTCGACAACGTCCGCGATGCGCTGAAGTTGGTGATGGATGGGGAAGGTCTGGCCCTGTCGAAGCGCCGGATCACGCTATCGACCAGCGGCGTTGTTCCCATGATGGACAAGTGCGGCAAAGAAATAGGCGTCAACCTCGCGGTCAGCCTTCATGCTGTGACCAAGGACGTCCGCGACGAAATTGTGCCGCTCAACAAGAAATACGGCATCGAGGAATTGCTGCAGGCGTGCTCGGATTATCACGGCGCCAGCAATGCGCGCCGGATCACCTTCGAATATGTCATGCTCAAGGACAAGAACGACAGTGACGAGGATGCGCACGAGCTTGTACGGCTGATCAAGCAGTACAAGCTGCCCGCCAAGGTGAACCTGATCCCGTTCAACCCCTGGCCCGGGGCGCCTTATGAATGCTCGACGCCGGAGCGGGTAAAACGCTTCTCCTCGATCGTCTTCGAGCACGGCATCAGCGCGCCCGTGCGCACGCCGCGCGGCCGCGATATCGACGCCGCCTGCGGCCAGCTCAAGACAGCAGCCGAGAAGAAGAGCCGCGCCCAGCGCGACCGCGAAGCTGCCGAAGCCACAGAGGCTGCCGCCTCCTGA
- a CDS encoding argininosuccinate synthase, with the protein MSDIKRVVLAYSGGLDTSVIAKWLEVERGLEVVTFTADLGQGEEIEPARAKARAMGIPDKHIFIEDLREEFVRDYVFPMMRANARYEGDYLLGTSIARPLISKRLVEIAHETGADAIAHGATGKGNDQVRFELSAYALDPDIKVIAPWREWDLTSRTALIAWAEAHQIAVPKDKRGESPFSTDANLLHTSSEGKVLEDPWEETPDYVYSRTDHPEDAPDTPEYITITFERGDGTALNGEAMSPATLLTALNDLGRKHGIGRLDLVENRFVGMKSRGMYETPGGEIYARAHRGIEQITLDRGAAHLKDELMPRYAELVYNGLWFSPEREMLQAAVDLSQEKVSGTVRLKLYKGNASVVGRKSEESLYSEAHVTFEDDAGAYDQKDAEGFIKLNALRLRLLAKRDR; encoded by the coding sequence ATGTCCGATATCAAGCGTGTCGTCCTCGCCTATAGTGGCGGTCTCGATACTTCCGTCATCGCCAAATGGCTCGAGGTGGAGCGCGGGCTGGAAGTGGTCACCTTCACCGCCGATCTCGGCCAGGGGGAAGAGATCGAACCCGCGCGGGCCAAGGCGCGTGCGATGGGCATTCCCGACAAGCACATCTTCATCGAGGACCTGCGCGAGGAATTCGTGCGCGATTACGTCTTCCCGATGATGCGCGCCAATGCCCGGTACGAAGGCGATTACCTGCTCGGCACCAGCATCGCCCGCCCGCTGATCTCCAAGCGCCTCGTCGAGATCGCGCATGAGACCGGTGCGGACGCCATCGCGCACGGCGCAACCGGCAAGGGCAACGACCAGGTGCGCTTCGAACTGTCGGCCTATGCGCTCGATCCGGATATCAAGGTCATCGCCCCGTGGCGCGAATGGGACCTTACCAGCCGCACCGCGCTGATCGCCTGGGCCGAGGCGCACCAGATCGCCGTGCCCAAGGACAAGCGCGGCGAAAGCCCCTTCTCCACCGATGCGAACCTCCTCCACACCTCGTCCGAGGGCAAGGTGCTCGAGGACCCGTGGGAAGAGACCCCCGACTACGTCTATTCGCGCACCGACCATCCCGAGGATGCGCCCGATACGCCCGAATACATCACGATTACGTTCGAGCGCGGCGACGGCACAGCGCTGAATGGCGAGGCGATGAGCCCGGCAACGCTGCTGACCGCGCTCAACGATCTCGGCCGCAAGCACGGCATCGGCCGCCTCGACCTGGTCGAGAACCGCTTCGTCGGCATGAAAAGCCGCGGCATGTACGAAACCCCCGGCGGCGAGATCTACGCCCGCGCGCATCGCGGGATCGAGCAGATCACGCTCGATCGCGGCGCGGCGCACCTCAAGGACGAACTGATGCCGCGCTATGCCGAACTGGTGTATAACGGCCTCTGGTTCAGCCCCGAGCGCGAAATGCTGCAGGCGGCGGTCGACCTCAGCCAGGAAAAGGTCTCGGGCACGGTCCGGCTGAAACTTTACAAGGGCAATGCGAGTGTTGTGGGCCGCAAGTCGGAAGAGTCGCTCTATTCCGAAGCGCATGTGACCTTCGAGGACGATGCCGGTGCCTACGACCAGAAGGACGCCGAAGGGTTCATCAAGCTCAACGCGCTGCGCCTCCGCCTGCTGGCCAAGCGCGACCGTTAG
- a CDS encoding SDR family oxidoreductase, translating to MTDSKPSILVTGGAKRIGAAIARAFGKAGWHVVVHYGSSRAGAEALVEQLPSAEAVQCDLEDGDAAVAMVETLANRLADWRALINCAAVFDRDTVTALDPATNVRAMQINARSPARMAQTYLAHAQASGGRRVIHLTDQKLANPNPDFFSYTMSKHALASTVPMLAMGAASVEDRVYALAPGAILASHDQSEEETEISHRMNLLARKTDPQEVADAALFLAQGHLASGQTLYVDSGQHLLSQPRDVIYLAREGTGA from the coding sequence ATGACGGACAGCAAGCCATCGATACTCGTAACGGGCGGTGCGAAGCGTATCGGCGCGGCGATCGCCCGCGCCTTCGGCAAGGCGGGATGGCATGTGGTCGTGCATTACGGCTCGTCGCGCGCGGGGGCCGAGGCACTGGTGGAGCAGCTTCCCTCGGCGGAGGCGGTGCAGTGCGATCTCGAAGATGGCGATGCGGCGGTCGCCATGGTGGAAACGCTGGCCAACCGCCTCGCGGACTGGCGTGCGCTGATCAATTGCGCGGCGGTGTTCGACAGGGACACTGTAACCGCGCTCGATCCGGCGACGAATGTCCGCGCGATGCAGATCAACGCGCGCAGCCCCGCTCGTATGGCCCAGACCTATCTCGCCCATGCACAGGCATCGGGCGGGCGGCGGGTGATCCATTTGACCGATCAGAAGCTCGCCAATCCCAATCCGGATTTCTTCAGCTACACGATGAGCAAGCACGCGCTGGCATCGACCGTGCCGATGCTGGCCATGGGCGCGGCCAGCGTGGAAGACCGGGTCTATGCGCTGGCTCCAGGGGCGATCCTCGCCAGCCACGACCAGAGCGAGGAGGAGACCGAGATTTCGCACCGCATGAACCTGCTTGCCCGCAAGACCGACCCCCAGGAAGTCGCCGATGCCGCGCTGTTCCTCGCGCAGGGCCATCTCGCCAGCGGGCAGACGCTTTATGTCGACAGCGGCCAGCACCTGCTTTCCCAGCCGCGCGACGTGATCTATCTCGCCCGCGAGGGAACCGGGGCATGA
- a CDS encoding cytochrome b/b6 domain-containing protein — MKRHALSTRLWHWVNLLCVVVLFMSGLTISNAHRRLYWGDWGFAAEQAWLTVPRFPDWMTIPGYYSLAVARDWHILMAWPFALGLLFMWIVMLANRHFKRDIATSRKEWKPAAIRHDIVQHLRLDFDHEGGKYNFLQKLAYGLVLGVFLPMMVFTGIAISPGMEPTFGWLVELLGGRQSARSLHFIFAFAIAGFFVVHIVSVILAGPIRQIRDMITGGREG; from the coding sequence ATGAAGCGCCACGCGCTCAGCACCCGGCTGTGGCACTGGGTGAATCTCTTGTGCGTCGTCGTGCTGTTCATGTCGGGCCTGACGATCTCCAACGCGCATCGCCGGCTCTATTGGGGCGATTGGGGCTTTGCCGCCGAACAGGCCTGGCTCACCGTGCCGCGCTTTCCCGACTGGATGACGATCCCCGGCTATTACAGCCTCGCCGTGGCGCGCGACTGGCACATCCTGATGGCCTGGCCCTTTGCGCTGGGCCTGCTGTTCATGTGGATCGTCATGCTCGCCAACCGGCATTTCAAGCGCGATATCGCCACCAGCCGCAAAGAATGGAAACCCGCCGCGATCCGGCATGACATCGTCCAGCACCTCAGGCTCGATTTCGACCATGAGGGCGGCAAATACAATTTCCTCCAGAAGCTCGCCTATGGCCTTGTGCTGGGCGTGTTCCTGCCGATGATGGTCTTCACCGGCATCGCCATCAGCCCCGGCATGGAGCCGACATTCGGCTGGCTGGTCGAGCTGCTGGGCGGGCGGCAATCGGCGCGCAGCCTGCATTTCATCTTCGCCTTCGCCATCGCGGGCTTCTTCGTGGTCCATATCGTGTCGGTGATCCTTGCCGGGCCGATCCGCCAGATCCGCGACATGATTACCGGGGGGCGCGAGGGATGA
- a CDS encoding molybdopterin-dependent oxidoreductase has protein sequence MKRRNFLVAAGAAFVAGCNRIAETDVGKSLLDAAEGWHKGAHRLLTDRTALAPEYPRSAISPYFRGNGSTDPQNGDYPRHAEEGFANWRLEVRGLVENPLSLSLENIRKLPQRSQVTRHDCVEGWSAIGEWTGPQLSLLLNAAGLLSQAKFIVFRCADNLNGQDYYESVDLVDAYHPQTIVAHSLNGEPLPIRNGAPLRMRIERQLGYKHAKYLTAIEAVASLDEIGKGQGGYWEDRAGYQWYAGI, from the coding sequence ATGAAGCGCAGGAATTTCCTCGTCGCCGCCGGTGCCGCCTTCGTGGCAGGCTGCAACAGAATCGCCGAAACCGATGTCGGCAAGTCGTTGCTCGATGCCGCGGAAGGCTGGCACAAGGGCGCGCACCGGCTGCTGACCGATCGCACGGCGCTCGCGCCGGAGTATCCGCGCAGCGCGATCTCGCCCTATTTTCGCGGCAATGGCTCGACCGATCCGCAGAACGGCGACTACCCGCGCCATGCCGAGGAAGGCTTCGCCAATTGGCGGCTCGAAGTGCGCGGCCTGGTCGAGAATCCACTCAGCCTCAGTCTCGAGAACATCCGCAAGCTGCCCCAGCGCAGCCAGGTCACGCGCCACGATTGCGTCGAAGGGTGGAGCGCGATCGGCGAATGGACCGGGCCACAGCTCTCGCTCCTGCTCAATGCCGCAGGCCTGCTCAGCCAAGCCAAGTTCATCGTCTTCCGCTGCGCCGACAATCTCAACGGGCAGGACTATTACGAGAGCGTCGACCTGGTCGATGCCTATCACCCGCAGACCATCGTCGCGCACAGCCTCAATGGAGAGCCGCTGCCGATCCGCAATGGCGCGCCGCTGAGAATGCGGATCGAGCGGCAATTGGGCTACAAACACGCCAAATACCTCACCGCGATCGAAGCGGTCGCCAGCCTCGACGAGATCGGCAAAGGCCAGGGCGGTTACTGGGAAGACCGCGCCGGGTATCAGTGGTATGCGGGCATCTGA
- a CDS encoding DUF1801 domain-containing protein produces the protein MGEAKTQITDVDPADFIASVEPERKREEAKLLDALFRRVTGEEPRMWGPSIIGYGSYRTTYASGRKVHWLRTGFSPRKAKHSLYLMGGYCDEATGQRRDELLARLGKYKTGKSCLYVNKLADVDMDVLQELLRNDWEAMARLYPE, from the coding sequence GTGGGTGAAGCGAAGACGCAGATTACCGATGTCGACCCGGCGGACTTCATCGCGTCGGTCGAACCGGAAAGGAAGCGGGAGGAGGCGAAGCTGCTCGATGCGCTGTTTCGCCGGGTAACGGGCGAAGAGCCCAGGATGTGGGGGCCGAGCATCATCGGCTACGGCAGCTACCGCACCACCTATGCCAGCGGGCGCAAGGTACATTGGCTGCGCACCGGCTTCAGCCCGCGCAAGGCGAAGCATTCGCTCTATCTGATGGGCGGCTATTGCGACGAGGCCACGGGCCAGCGCCGCGACGAATTGCTGGCACGGCTGGGCAAATACAAGACCGGCAAGAGCTGCCTGTATGTCAACAAGCTGGCCGATGTGGATATGGACGTTTTGCAGGAGTTGCTGCGCAACGACTGGGAAGCGATGGCGCGCCTCTATCCCGAGTGA
- a CDS encoding response regulator transcription factor — translation MQENTFIVVDNDYRSRNELTMALGKIGYVVPADSLDDLGGRWPEEAWVLVHDHGLQLTRAMRDLRQAGRFYPLVAYSKKASISHIMDVLSGGAAGYFEWPTPDDRLQRSLANILARKWQNSTTTIEQARAKQKIGQLSPREREVLTGVCEGFSSKEVARTLGISPRTVELHRANVLNKLGVRNVAAAVRLSVEARFDGTKLPDEQRELAL, via the coding sequence ATGCAGGAAAACACGTTCATTGTCGTCGACAACGACTATCGCAGTCGCAATGAACTCACCATGGCTCTCGGCAAGATCGGGTACGTGGTGCCCGCCGACAGTCTCGACGATCTGGGCGGTCGCTGGCCGGAAGAGGCTTGGGTGCTGGTCCACGATCATGGCCTTCAACTCACCCGGGCGATGCGGGATCTGCGCCAGGCGGGGCGGTTCTATCCCCTGGTCGCCTATTCGAAGAAAGCCAGCATTTCTCACATCATGGACGTCCTCAGCGGCGGTGCCGCGGGCTATTTCGAATGGCCCACCCCCGATGACCGGCTGCAGCGCAGCCTCGCGAATATTCTGGCGCGGAAATGGCAGAATTCTACCACGACGATCGAGCAGGCCCGGGCCAAGCAGAAGATCGGCCAGCTTTCGCCGCGCGAGCGCGAGGTTCTGACCGGGGTGTGTGAAGGCTTTTCGAGCAAGGAAGTCGCCCGCACGCTGGGGATCAGCCCGCGCACGGTCGAGTTGCACCGCGCCAATGTGTTGAACAAGCTGGGCGTGCGCAATGTCGCCGCGGCGGTGCGTCTTTCGGTCGAAGCCCGGTTCGACGGGACCAAACTGCCCGACGAACAGCGCGAACTGGCGCTTTAG